One Bombina bombina isolate aBomBom1 chromosome 5, aBomBom1.pri, whole genome shotgun sequence DNA segment encodes these proteins:
- the LOC128659210 gene encoding gastrula zinc finger protein XlCGF57.1-like: MNSYVLDKHMNSSYPSFTPGSLRMIPQNPIVSDTNGYSQTLGIAQQIFKEDGELAGTWKQSLCTECNLVIKQEDNIYDLSSGIIISEDKPHIFTEFSKHIKEEKSLQSSQMIHTKENPFKSTESEKSFRLKSNLLEHHKIHTGDKPHTCTECGKCFTQDHLKTRKKIHSVEKPFTCKECGKRFTEKSYLKTHERIHTGEKPFTCTECGTCFTEKSHLKSHKSSHTGEKLFTCTECGKCFTRKSNLKTHERIHTGEKPFTCTECGKCFTEKSSLKKHEMIHTGEMTFTCTECGKSFTEKSSLETHERSHTGEKLFACTECGKSFTEKSDLKKHEMIHTGEMTFTCTECGKSFTEKSSLETHERSHTGEKPFTCTECGKSFTQKSDLKSHIRIHTGEKPFTCTECGKSFTHISNLKNHERFHTGEKPFTCTECGKCFTVKSSLKKHERIHTGEKPFTCTECGKCFTVKSVLEKHERIHTGEKPFTCKECGKSFTQKSDLKSHIRIHTGEKPFTCTECGKSFTEKSSLKKHERIHTGEKPFTCTECGKSFTEKSSLKKHERIHTGEKPFTCTECGKSFTHMSNLKNHERIHKGRNLSHV; encoded by the exons atgaactcatatgtgttag acaaacacatgaatagttcatatccatcctttaCTCCAGGAAGCCTCAGAATGATACCACAAAATCCAATAGTCTCAGACACCAAtggctattcacaaacattggggatagcacagcagatatttaaagaagatggtgaattggcaggaacttggaagcaatcattatgtacagagtgtaatttagtcatcaaacaagaggacaacatttatgacttatctagtggaattattatttcagaggataaaccacacatatttactgagttttcaaaacatattaaagaagagaaaagtctacagtctagccaaatgattcatacaaaggagaatcctttcaaatctacagaaagtgagaaaagctttagattgaAGTCTAATTTgctagaacaccacaaaattcacacaggtgacaaaccacacacatgtactgagtgtggcaaatgttttacacaagaTCATCTGAAAACTCGTAAAAAGATTCACTCagtagaaaagcctttcacatgtaaagagtgtggaaaaagatttacagaaaagagttatctgaaaactcatgaaaggattcacacaggagaaaaacctttcacatgtacagagtgtggaacatgttttacagaaaagagtcatctgaaaagtcACAAAAgtagtcacacaggggaaaagcttttcacgtgtacagagtgtggaaaatgttttacacgaaagagtaatctgaaaactcatgaaaggattcacacaggggaaaagccttttacatgtacagagtgtggaaaatgttttacagaaaagagtagtctgaaaaagcatgaaatgattcacacaggagaaatgaCTTTCACATGTAccgagtgtggaaaaagttttacagaaaagagtagtctggaaactcatgaaaggagtcacacaggagaaaagcttttcgcatgtacagagtgtggaaaaagttttacagaaaagagtgatctgaaaaagcatgaaatgattcacacaggagaaatgaCTTTCACATGTAccgagtgtggaaaaagttttacagaaaagagtagtctggaaactcatgaaaggagtcacacaggagaaaagcctttcacatgtacagagtgtgggaaaagttttacacaaaagagtgatctgaaaagtcacataaggattcacacaggggaaaagcctttcacatgtacagagtgtgggaaaagttttacacatattAGTAATCTGAAAAACCATGAAAggtttcacacaggggaaaagcctttcacatgtacagagtgtggaaaatgttttacagtaaagagtagtctgaaaaagcatgaaaggattcacacaggagaaaagcctttcacatgtacagagtgtggaaaatgttttacagtaaaGAGTGTTCTggaaaagcatgaaaggattcacacaggagaaaagcctttcacatgtaaagagtgtggaaaaagttttacacaaaagagtgatctgaaaagtcacataaggattcacacaggggaaaagcctttcacatgtacagagtgtgggaaaagttttacagaaaagagtagtctgaaaaagcatgaaaggattcacacaggagaaaagcctttcacatgtacagagtgtggaaaaagttttacagaaaagagtagtctgaaaaagcatgaaaggattcacacaggagaaaagcctttcacatgtacagagtgtgggaaaagttttacacatatgagtaatctgaaaaaccatgaaaggattcacaagggaagaaacctttcacatgtttag